GCACGACGCGAGGCTCATGCGTCTCACCAGTGCCAGACCTGATCGTAGCCGGCGAACAGACGGGCGATCCCGGCGCGCGGGATCTTCTCCACGCCGTCGATGCATTCATTGGGTTCGATGCCGCGCTCGGCAGCGTCCTCCTGCACCATATAGACGGGTACACCCTTCGTCACCAGCTTGGCCAGATCCTGATGCAGCACCGGCGGCTGCGTCTGCCGGCGGCCGCCGA
The DNA window shown above is from Candidatus Krumholzibacteriia bacterium and carries:
- a CDS encoding DsrE family protein — translated: MPKKVLQVLDAGYRCTIEEQDDPVVWITHVMKGAGADLALLLCGNAVNYAVRAQDASGLSFGGRRQTQPPVLHQDLAKLVTKGVPVYMVQEDAAERGIEPNECIDGVEKIPRAGIARLFAGYDQVWHW